The DNA segment TGTCTGAAAAGATTAGATAATAGGATAATACATGACAATGGACCAAACCTGAAAAATGTTAATGCGTAAACATAAAACATCCCATAACAAACAGAGTTTATTTATCCTAATTTTACAACAATTTCTCAGTCTGTCTGAAGAAGCTACATGGAATAGCTCATAATATTAGGGAGATCACAGCTAATAAGTAGCCTGGAGAGATGGAGTTTTAGAGCATTTAGTGTCCATTGGCGCTGTTCTTCTTGAGCTCATCGTTCTCCTGACGCAGTGCATCAATCCTGGACTGGAGAATACTGATCATAGCCTCTGCGCTCATCATCTCAAGCTTGAAAGTCTCTCTCTCAACTGACATCTGGTGAACCTCCTTCTTGAGATCATTAAGCTTCTCTTCAGGAGAAGGAAGTGGAGCAGGAGGAGGAGAAGCTTCCTTGTGAAGAGGTTTTGAGTTTTCTTTCTTGTCGGAGATACCCATGAGAGAGAACTCAAGCAGTGCAGAGATGGCTGTGTTGGTGGCAGCTGCAGCGGTCGAATTAGAGACTAAGGTTGGTGTATTGTCGACGGTTATTGTGGACGAAGAGTGGTCCTGTGTGGTCCTGGTTGATTCGTTTTGGCGTCTGCGTTTGTATTGGAGGAGAGGTAATGGAGCTTCTTTGTTGAGAATACatacaggaggaggaggaggaggaagacgcTCATCTTCTTCTGTTTCCTCACGTTTGAGTGCCTCCTCAATTTCATCATTACGGTTACTGTTGTTATTCTCTTGATGGTTAAGTTCGATATCCATTTGGGTTGTAGTCTCTCTTGGTGGCTCGTTGATGTTAATGAGGTCCTTGCTTTCTGGCTGTATTTCCTACAAGTAAAATATTGAAATAGTAGAGTGATTGTTCAATAGAGTAGtccagttcaaaaaaaaaaaaaaactgagttAGTCCATTGAAGCTACTTAAGAGATTGGTTTCAACACAGAGCTTTTtgcatataacaaaaaaaataaaatgaaactgAAGGTTATGAAGGAAGTACAAACCTGGTTCATATGGTTGTTTCCATTGGCTAGTGGTAATGGCTCTGCTCTGACCCTAACGTCTACTCCTGGAATCAGAGCTACTCTATCATCAGACCATTCCTCTTCCATGAATGGCGCGTATCGGTTCCCACTTGGAGGCCCAATGTTATTCTTGTGAAAGATTCTACACAACACATATGCATCTTGCTACACACTCAAAACAAAGAATTGAGTTAAGATAAGAAGTTAACTTAAGGATTCTTTGGTTAGTATTAGATAAACCAATAAGTAAGTTTTACCACCAAGTTTCCATTGCTTTCAGTTTCGTAGTCCACGAGGCGATACTCGTGCATGACCCAATTGGTGCGGAGCCCGTCAGGGGCACGACCGCTGTGGAAAACGAGAGTCTTTTTCATACCGAGGATCTGAACGTCACGGCGGATCTCCCTGTCTTTGCCGGTCGCTTTCCAGTAGCCTTTGTTAGTGGCTCGGTTCATCCTAGCGCCGTTAC comes from the Brassica rapa cultivar Chiifu-401-42 chromosome A01, CAAS_Brap_v3.01, whole genome shotgun sequence genome and includes:
- the LOC103847517 gene encoding NAC domain containing protein 52 isoform X2 — translated: MGRESMAVVESSPPSATAPGAAVSATSLAPGFRFHPTDEELVSYYLKRKVLGKPVRFDAIGEVDIYKHEPWDLAVFSRLKTRDQEWYFYSALDKKYGNGARMNRATNKGYWKATGKDREIRRDVQILGMKKTLVFHSGRAPDGLRTNWVMHEYRLVDYETESNGNLVQDAYVLCRIFHKNNIGPPSGNRYAPFMEEEWSDDRVALIPGVDVRVRAEPLPLANGNNHMNQPESKDLININEPPRETTTQMDIELNHQENNNSNRNDEIEEALKREETEEDERLPPPPPPVCILNKEAPLPLLQYKRRRQNESTRTTQDHSSSTITVDNTPTLVSNSTAAAATNTAISALLEFSLMGISDKKENSKPLHKEASPPPAPLPSPEEKLNDLKKEVHQMSVERETFKLEMMSAEAMISILQSRIDALRQENDELKKNSANGH
- the LOC103847517 gene encoding NAC domain containing protein 52 isoform X1, which translates into the protein MGRESMAVVESSPPSATAPGAAVSATSLAPGFRFHPTDEELVSYYLKRKVLGKPVRFDAIGEVDIYKHEPWDLAVFSRLKTRDQEWYFYSALDKKYGNGARMNRATNKGYWKATGKDREIRRDVQILGMKKTLVFHSGRAPDGLRTNWVMHEYRLVDYETESNGNLVQDAYVLCRIFHKNNIGPPSGNRYAPFMEEEWSDDRVALIPGVDVRVRAEPLPLANGNNHMNQEIQPESKDLININEPPRETTTQMDIELNHQENNNSNRNDEIEEALKREETEEDERLPPPPPPVCILNKEAPLPLLQYKRRRQNESTRTTQDHSSSTITVDNTPTLVSNSTAAAATNTAISALLEFSLMGISDKKENSKPLHKEASPPPAPLPSPEEKLNDLKKEVHQMSVERETFKLEMMSAEAMISILQSRIDALRQENDELKKNSANGH